From the Candidatus Binatia bacterium genome, one window contains:
- a CDS encoding acyl-CoA/acyl-ACP dehydrogenase, with protein MNFGLSPEQELLQKTARDFLAVEWPPSAARAVLADDHDGYPRQLYEAMARLGWVGVLAPTEFGGLGGTCLDAAVLAEELGRAAVPGPHLANTLAILTLRHAPGATMRRDWLPRLAAGQAVGSLAWFEGDASAWPFPLQTRGTVGRFGIRLQGVKRFVLDAHVADVLLVVCTLVDAGTRSTGIVLVPREQAGLSVRFMEDVDRTHRPCEVAFEGVTVSRRWLLAAGPQAEKLLARVQNAAAVLLAADCLGGAERLLEMSVEYAKVRQQFGRPIGSFQAVKHRCAEMAAEIELARSLVWYAAYAMDALPRQAAYAASLAKGHLSEVFCRVAESALRVHGGIGFTWEHPLHIWFKRAQWNRYAFGSPEWHRERVAQESGW; from the coding sequence TTGAACTTCGGATTGTCACCTGAACAAGAGTTGTTGCAAAAGACCGCGCGGGATTTTCTGGCGGTCGAGTGGCCACCGTCTGCAGCACGGGCGGTGCTCGCTGACGATCATGATGGCTATCCGCGGCAGCTCTACGAAGCCATGGCTCGCCTTGGTTGGGTGGGTGTATTGGCGCCCACCGAATTCGGTGGACTCGGTGGCACCTGTCTCGATGCCGCAGTGCTTGCCGAAGAACTGGGCCGCGCGGCGGTTCCGGGACCTCATCTTGCGAACACCTTGGCCATTTTGACGTTGCGGCACGCGCCGGGGGCGACCATGCGGCGCGACTGGCTGCCGCGGCTGGCAGCTGGCCAAGCGGTCGGCTCGTTGGCGTGGTTCGAGGGCGATGCGTCGGCTTGGCCCTTTCCGTTGCAAACACGGGGCACGGTAGGGCGATTTGGGATTCGACTACAAGGCGTCAAACGCTTCGTTTTGGATGCCCACGTGGCCGACGTGTTGCTCGTCGTGTGCACTTTGGTAGACGCTGGCACGCGTTCCACTGGCATCGTCTTGGTGCCGCGCGAGCAAGCTGGCCTCAGCGTGCGGTTTATGGAGGATGTAGACCGTACGCACCGCCCGTGTGAAGTCGCTTTCGAGGGAGTGACCGTGTCGCGCCGTTGGCTCCTTGCAGCCGGCCCCCAAGCCGAGAAGCTCTTGGCACGAGTGCAGAATGCCGCCGCGGTGCTGTTGGCCGCCGACTGTCTCGGCGGCGCCGAGCGGCTGCTGGAAATGTCGGTAGAATACGCGAAAGTTCGCCAGCAATTCGGCCGCCCCATAGGTTCGTTTCAAGCCGTTAAGCACCGCTGCGCAGAGATGGCGGCGGAGATCGAACTGGCCCGCTCCCTGGTGTGGTACGCAGCGTACGCTATGGATGCTCTGCCTCGGCAAGCAGCGTACGCAGCCTCGTTGGCAAAGGGCCATCTCTCCGAAGTTTTCTGCCGGGTCGCCGAAAGCGCCTTGCGCGTGCACGGAGGGATTGGCTTTACCTGGGAACACCCCTTACACATTTGGTTCAAGCGGGCGCAGTGGAACCGCTACGCATTTGGAAGCCCGGAGTGGCATCGCGAACGCGTGGCGCAAGAGTCTGGGTGGTAG
- a CDS encoding DUF971 domain-containing protein — protein sequence MAIARQPYPVEVRRQVDGEFMEVVWNDGHTSRYAWSYLRGWCPCAQCQGHSGTRRFVSTPTAQLERVALVGRYALNLRWRDGHETGIYTYAYLRELCPCCHAQEPHRAS from the coding sequence ATGGCTATAGCAAGACAACCTTACCCGGTCGAAGTTCGCCGGCAGGTCGATGGCGAGTTCATGGAGGTCGTCTGGAACGACGGCCACACCAGCCGCTACGCCTGGAGCTACCTGCGGGGGTGGTGCCCCTGTGCGCAGTGTCAGGGACATAGCGGCACCCGACGATTTGTCTCGACCCCGACCGCGCAGCTCGAGCGTGTCGCCCTGGTTGGCCGCTACGCTCTGAACTTGCGCTGGCGCGACGGACACGAAACGGGTATCTACACCTACGCATACTTGCGCGAACTGTGCCCGTGCTGCCACGCACAGGAGCCGCACCGCGCCTCGTAA
- the lnt gene encoding apolipoprotein N-acyltransferase codes for MPAVESSRSLALLRDAVMGVLGRLLGIVVGAVLVRLYAAGQWPHVCVGWVVLVPWLVLWRRCGSIGKLVVWSVVATVLFTLSAFGWFVDAVAAYTGWSYATAAALLSGAALFVQPQLVALALTTHALQRQRSPALHGYFASAFLGAAVYTACDWFAPTKLLGDTLGLGLWPMLAWAQAADLGGVYLLTFILLCVNIWIAGGLDELVFRRSLRTGLASFGLAGATIAAVWLYGWARLVQLERTAGVGAQHEVRVGVVQGNISHYERLRQELGAFEAVRQILQRYLSLSATLDGEVDLWTWPETVYPTTFARPKSREGALFDREIAAFVQFHRRPLVFGAYDRDDKGEYNAAFFLVPEDDERGLRVRLQRKLHPFLFTEHVPRWMDSDWLRQHLPWLGTWRPGSTMEVVEIPVTAAASSVRVAALICYDAVVPGPAREAVNMGADLLLSLSNDSWFERQAGKRWALIASALRSIETRRPQVRVTPTGLTASIDETGRIRLLVPPDQAGATVVGARLVSAEMTLFVAWGSWVPLLCLVGSAIVVLHEGVRWLRARR; via the coding sequence GTGCCAGCGGTCGAGTCCTCCCGAAGCCTGGCGCTGCTGCGTGATGCGGTGATGGGCGTGTTGGGGCGACTCCTTGGCATTGTTGTCGGTGCGGTCCTGGTCCGCCTGTATGCAGCCGGTCAATGGCCCCATGTGTGCGTTGGCTGGGTTGTGCTCGTTCCGTGGCTGGTGCTGTGGAGACGCTGTGGCTCGATCGGCAAGCTGGTTGTTTGGTCCGTTGTTGCAACTGTCTTGTTCACGCTGTCGGCTTTTGGCTGGTTTGTCGACGCAGTGGCGGCATACACGGGCTGGTCGTATGCAACAGCCGCAGCACTGTTGAGCGGCGCCGCTTTGTTCGTGCAACCACAACTCGTGGCACTCGCGCTCACGACGCATGCGCTGCAACGGCAGAGGTCACCCGCGCTGCACGGGTACTTCGCTTCGGCGTTTCTGGGAGCGGCGGTGTATACAGCCTGCGACTGGTTTGCGCCGACAAAGCTGCTGGGCGATACGCTCGGTCTTGGCTTGTGGCCCATGTTAGCTTGGGCTCAAGCGGCAGACTTGGGCGGTGTGTACCTGCTGACGTTCATTCTCCTGTGTGTGAACATTTGGATTGCCGGCGGGCTAGATGAGTTGGTGTTCCGGAGGAGCCTTCGCACGGGGCTTGCGAGCTTCGGCCTGGCGGGAGCGACGATTGCCGCAGTGTGGCTTTACGGGTGGGCTCGACTTGTACAGTTGGAGAGAACTGCGGGGGTTGGGGCACAGCATGAAGTTCGGGTAGGGGTTGTTCAGGGAAACATCTCGCACTACGAACGCTTGAGGCAGGAGCTCGGTGCCTTCGAAGCCGTAAGGCAAATCCTCCAGCGGTACTTGAGCCTGAGCGCAACATTGGACGGCGAGGTCGACCTTTGGACTTGGCCCGAAACCGTGTATCCAACCACCTTCGCGCGTCCGAAAAGCCGCGAAGGGGCTCTGTTCGATCGGGAAATTGCGGCCTTCGTCCAGTTTCACCGCCGCCCGTTGGTCTTCGGCGCTTATGATCGCGACGACAAAGGGGAATATAACGCGGCCTTTTTCTTGGTTCCGGAAGACGACGAGCGAGGATTGCGGGTAAGACTTCAGAGAAAACTCCACCCCTTCCTCTTCACGGAGCATGTTCCCAGGTGGATGGATTCGGATTGGTTACGCCAACATCTCCCCTGGTTGGGAACGTGGAGGCCAGGATCCACGATGGAAGTCGTGGAGATACCGGTGACTGCGGCCGCTTCGTCAGTACGGGTGGCCGCTTTGATTTGTTACGATGCGGTGGTGCCGGGACCGGCCAGGGAAGCGGTGAACATGGGAGCGGATTTGCTGCTCTCGCTCTCCAATGATTCTTGGTTCGAACGCCAAGCGGGCAAGCGGTGGGCGCTGATCGCGAGCGCCTTGCGGAGCATCGAAACTCGGCGACCACAGGTCCGTGTGACGCCGACAGGTCTGACCGCCTCCATCGACGAGACGGGTCGGATCCGGCTGCTCGTCCCTCCGGACCAAGCCGGAGCAACTGTAGTCGGTGCACGGTTGGTCTCGGCGGAGATGACACTGTTTGTAGCTTGGGGAAGTTGGGTTCCGCTGTTGTGTCTCGTGGGGAGTGCCATCGTTGTGCTCCACGAAGGTGTGCGCTGGTTGCGAGCGAGGCGGTGA
- a CDS encoding acyl-CoA dehydrogenase family protein, with product MDLAYPPEYEAFRRKFREWLRKNLATWRRAQGHLEYDDPLRIERAKQWQRKLYAAGYVALSWPKEYGGQGADVLTQAIVDEELARAQAPALIGQMGIQMVGPTLIQFGTEEQKRRFLPKILTAEEIWCQGYSEPNAGSDLASLQTRADLVGDEFIVNGHKIWTSNAQFADWMFCLVRTDPNAPKHRGISYLLIDMKSPGITVRPLVQITGERGFNEVWFENVRVPRSNLVGELNQGWQVANATLLHERNMLGSATRTVELFSGLVRLAKLSMRQGHPAIEDPLVRQRLAGLAMRVEAMRYHAYRQLTDTVWGRPRGIAASVNKLVSTELNHEIAACALDLLGGYATQAPISKFAVERGKWMREFMFTLGMIIGGGTSEIQKNIIGERGLGLPREPAAMPRKTAEEVGAA from the coding sequence ATGGATTTAGCGTACCCGCCGGAGTACGAAGCGTTTCGGCGCAAGTTTCGAGAGTGGTTACGGAAAAATCTCGCCACGTGGCGCCGCGCGCAGGGCCATCTCGAGTACGATGACCCACTGCGGATCGAACGGGCCAAACAATGGCAACGCAAACTGTACGCGGCAGGCTATGTGGCGCTGAGTTGGCCTAAGGAATACGGGGGTCAGGGAGCCGACGTGCTCACGCAAGCAATTGTCGACGAAGAGCTTGCGCGTGCTCAGGCCCCTGCGTTGATCGGGCAGATGGGCATTCAAATGGTCGGGCCCACGCTCATCCAGTTTGGAACGGAGGAGCAGAAGCGTCGATTCCTCCCGAAGATCCTCACTGCCGAGGAAATTTGGTGCCAAGGTTACTCGGAGCCAAACGCAGGGTCGGACCTGGCTTCGTTGCAAACCCGCGCAGATCTGGTCGGCGATGAGTTTATCGTGAACGGGCACAAGATTTGGACCTCCAACGCCCAGTTCGCGGACTGGATGTTTTGCCTCGTCCGCACCGATCCAAACGCTCCGAAGCACAGGGGGATTTCGTACCTCCTGATCGATATGAAATCGCCCGGGATCACCGTGCGCCCACTAGTGCAGATCACCGGGGAGCGCGGCTTCAACGAGGTGTGGTTTGAAAATGTGCGGGTGCCGAGGAGCAATCTGGTTGGTGAGCTGAATCAGGGCTGGCAAGTTGCCAATGCCACTCTGCTCCATGAGCGGAATATGCTCGGCTCGGCGACACGGACCGTCGAGCTGTTCTCCGGCCTGGTCCGCCTGGCCAAACTCTCGATGCGCCAAGGGCATCCCGCAATCGAAGATCCACTGGTGCGCCAACGCCTTGCAGGGCTGGCGATGCGTGTGGAAGCGATGCGGTATCATGCGTACCGGCAGTTGACCGACACGGTCTGGGGCCGACCACGAGGGATCGCCGCGTCGGTGAACAAATTGGTGTCGACGGAACTGAATCATGAGATCGCTGCCTGTGCGCTCGACCTGCTCGGGGGCTACGCCACCCAAGCTCCGATATCGAAGTTTGCCGTCGAGCGTGGAAAGTGGATGCGCGAGTTCATGTTCACGCTCGGTATGATTATCGGCGGGGGGACTTCCGAGATCCAAAAAAATATCATCGGCGAGCGCGGGCTCGGTCTACCACGGGAGCCAGCGGCGATGCCGAGGAAAACCGCGGAAGAGGTGGGCGCCGCTTGA
- a CDS encoding sulfatase-like hydrolase/transferase yields the protein MAVYALAPAFATALLQHQSGWGLFIAATDYVVTFSLGVTFLLATSRLGRAAGLASGTVCVVAGLYGTILWGLIVYWIWSGHQLDVRFALDAESDVVRTLKTSLRWRLPLLLAMAAGCAGILWQFWRQGSRWLRRNPLQFFRSWTIVVPLGLQVLLWSLCAHEQRMVWPELAAVLARAADEPIVAPLFPETSDWDVVGGESVYLLQLESGSAHALSGTLKFEGRRYDGDYMPNLRRVARDGVFFPFFWSNSVQSNRALENILCGITNNVGQALSYNPGKILSECLPSVLRRAGYRTLFYVAFDDPNFMNYRNFARALGFDEFRDGPSLGFVSDLSSWGIDDCRFYDAVFDDLERRGQDEKQFVYIEVSAHHYPFAGRAGYAHLHPFPLPQNPVEWYLNSWVEQDHCVAHFYARYQKLTQGDAHLIITPDHSWPVGMHGNHLNDYGWFAENFAIPFVYVPPRARAAEFRVGEVVGVQPSLADLPPTVLELLDGRRRAHSFAWLLKRSSADAAVESAELCHILVQPYSGGQIVIQRPGEKFVYHLKRQRLERYDLVADPEERSPEVVAERMSYPEFRQSYFCERYRTAARR from the coding sequence TTGGCGGTTTACGCACTCGCCCCCGCGTTCGCGACGGCCTTACTGCAGCATCAGTCGGGCTGGGGGCTTTTCATCGCCGCCACCGACTACGTGGTAACCTTCAGCCTCGGTGTCACGTTCCTCTTAGCGACCAGTCGTCTTGGCCGAGCGGCCGGCCTGGCCTCAGGAACTGTGTGCGTCGTGGCAGGATTGTACGGAACGATTCTGTGGGGCCTGATTGTCTACTGGATTTGGTCGGGCCACCAACTCGATGTGCGTTTTGCGCTCGATGCCGAGAGCGATGTGGTTCGCACGCTCAAAACAAGCTTAAGATGGCGGTTGCCACTCCTGCTGGCCATGGCCGCTGGATGCGCGGGGATCTTGTGGCAGTTTTGGCGACAGGGTTCCCGGTGGCTTCGGCGTAACCCTTTGCAGTTCTTTCGCTCATGGACCATTGTAGTACCGTTGGGTTTGCAAGTGCTTCTTTGGAGCCTCTGCGCGCACGAGCAGCGCATGGTCTGGCCGGAGCTTGCCGCCGTGCTTGCGCGTGCAGCCGATGAACCGATCGTGGCACCGCTGTTCCCTGAGACCAGCGATTGGGACGTGGTGGGAGGAGAAAGCGTGTATTTGCTTCAGCTCGAGTCTGGCAGCGCTCACGCTTTGAGCGGCACGCTCAAGTTCGAGGGCCGGAGGTATGATGGAGACTACATGCCGAATCTCCGACGCGTGGCGCGGGACGGGGTGTTCTTCCCCTTTTTTTGGAGCAACAGCGTGCAGTCAAACCGGGCGTTAGAAAACATCCTCTGTGGAATCACCAATAACGTAGGGCAAGCACTCTCCTACAATCCAGGAAAAATTCTTTCCGAGTGCCTGCCCTCGGTTTTACGCCGAGCGGGCTACCGTACGCTCTTTTATGTTGCGTTTGACGATCCGAACTTCATGAACTATCGCAATTTCGCGCGTGCGCTGGGCTTTGACGAATTTCGCGATGGCCCGTCGCTTGGATTCGTGAGCGATCTGAGTTCGTGGGGAATTGACGATTGCCGTTTTTACGATGCCGTGTTTGACGATCTCGAGCGGCGGGGACAGGACGAAAAGCAGTTTGTCTACATCGAGGTCAGCGCTCACCATTACCCTTTTGCCGGTCGCGCTGGTTACGCTCACCTGCACCCATTTCCGCTGCCGCAAAACCCGGTCGAGTGGTACCTGAACTCGTGGGTCGAGCAAGACCATTGCGTGGCGCACTTTTACGCTCGCTACCAAAAGCTCACTCAGGGCGACGCTCATCTCATCATCACGCCGGACCACTCCTGGCCAGTTGGGATGCACGGTAACCACTTGAATGATTACGGCTGGTTCGCGGAGAATTTTGCCATCCCTTTTGTGTACGTTCCACCACGGGCGCGTGCGGCGGAGTTTCGCGTGGGGGAAGTTGTGGGCGTGCAACCTAGCCTCGCCGATCTTCCGCCAACAGTTTTGGAACTCCTCGACGGCCGGCGGCGTGCGCATTCGTTTGCCTGGCTACTGAAGCGGTCATCTGCCGATGCGGCCGTGGAAAGCGCGGAGCTCTGCCACATCTTGGTGCAGCCCTACAGCGGCGGGCAGATCGTGATCCAGCGCCCCGGGGAAAAGTTCGTCTATCATCTCAAACGGCAACGGCTGGAACGATATGATCTGGTGGCGGACCCAGAGGAGCGCTCACCCGAGGTGGTGGCGGAGCGGATGAGTTACCCTGAGTTCCGGCAGAGCTATTTTTGCGAGCGCTACCGCACCGCAGCGAGGCGGTGA